In Molothrus aeneus isolate 106 chromosome 3, BPBGC_Maene_1.0, whole genome shotgun sequence, a single genomic region encodes these proteins:
- the PAX1 gene encoding paired box protein Pax-1 has protein sequence MPHPRLPSGPEAGQERRGLPASGARSRRRQDPPARPGRPPGSLCRRCPLPAPGHGAIPIPRAPAPLLPVPCRSVPCRSVPSRPAEHTYGEVNQLGGVFVNGRPLPNAIRLRIVELAQLGIRPCDISRQLRVSHGCVSKILARYHETGSILPGAIGGSKPRVTTPAVVKHIRDYKQGDPGIFAWEIRDRLLADGVCDKYNVPSVSSISRILRNKIGPLAPAGPPPAALPCAHIYQYPYPGPAAPPPAKAAPHPGPHLGAPPVPLPRSWPSAHSVTNILGIRTFVEQAGALAGTEGAAYPPKMEEWPSVNRSGFPGPGQAVNGLDKVAMDGDIKYPQPGAGLSSMGTFLPACAYPPSSQPGVYGGSPGAYIAPGPPWQPQGTPLGHHGHHGELAMAFKQPGGQGVDRKPPSPAGKAPEPLSAIHGISIPTSSS, from the exons aTGCCCCACCCGCGGCTGCCGTCGGGGCCGGAGGCGGGGCAG GAGCGGCGGGGGCTCCCCGCGAGCGGGGCTCGCTCCCGGCGCCGCCAGGaccccccggcccggcccggccgccccccgGGCTCTCTATGCCGGCGCTGCCCCCTCCCCGCGCCGGGCCATGG CGCCATCCCCATCCCGCGGGCACCAGCGCCGCTCCTACCCGTGCCATGCCGATCCGTGCCATGCCGATCCGTGCCATCCCGCCCCGCAGAGCATACCTACGGCGAGGTGAACCAGCTGGGCGGCGTCTTCGTGAACGGGCGCCCGCTGCCCAACGCCATCCGCCTGCGGATCGTGGAGCTGGCGCAGCTCGGCATCCGGCCCTGCGACATCAGCCGCCAGCTCCGCGTGTCGCACGGCTGCGTCAGCAAGATCCTGGCCCGCTACCACGAGACGGGCTCCATCCTGCCCGGGGCCATCGGCGGCAGCAAGCCGCGGGTCACCACGCCGGCCGTGGTCAAGCACATCCGCGACTACAAGCAGGGCGACCCCGGCATCTTCGCCTGGGAGATCCGCGACCGCCTGCTGGCCGACGGCGTGTGCGACAAGTACAACGTGCCCTCGGTCAGCTCCATCAGCCGCATCCTGCGCAACAAGATCGGCCCGCTGGCCCCCGCCGGGCCGCCCCCGGCCGCGCTGCCCTGCGCCCACATCTACCAGTACCCGTACCcgggccccgcggccccgccgcccgccaaGGCCGCGCCGCACCCCGGGCCGCACCTCGGGGCCCCCCCGGTGCCGCTGCCCCGCTCCTGGCCCTCGGCGCACTCGGTCACCAACATCCTGGGCATCCGCACCTTCGTGGAGCAGGCGG GGGCTCTGGCTGGCACCGAGGGGGCCGCGTATCCCCCAAAAATGGAGGAGTGGCCCAGCGTGAACAGGAGCGGCTTTCCCGGGCCGGGCCAGGCGGTCAACGGGCTGGACAAGGTTGCCATGGACGGCGACATCAAATACCCGcag cccggcGCGGGGCTCTCCTCCATGGGCACCTTCCTGCCGGCCTGCGCGTACCCCCCCTCCAGCCAGCCCGGCGTCTACGGCGGCTCCCCCGGCGCCTACATCGCCCCGGGCCCTCCCTGGCAGCCGCAGGGGACCCCCCTGGGCCACCACGGCCACCACGGCGAGCTGGCCATGGCCTTCAAGCAGCCCGGCGGCCAAG GGGTGGACAGGAaaccccccagccccgcggggAAAGCTCCGGAGCCCCTGAGCGCCATCCATGGAATCTCCATCCCGACCTCCTCGTCCTAG